The following are encoded in a window of Sminthopsis crassicaudata isolate SCR6 chromosome 3, ASM4859323v1, whole genome shotgun sequence genomic DNA:
- the HNRNPUL1 gene encoding heterogeneous nuclear ribonucleoprotein U-like protein 1 isoform X2 has protein sequence MDVKRLKVNELREELQRRGLDTRGLKAELAERLQAALDEAAAAEVEAEAEAEPEPEPEREPEAQPEPPAPAPEPPPGLPSGPPQDVQETPRAEPPQPVPEVADPEGSCEPLRAEEPAGQEVEVKPGIKKEDSFAGFPPSNPSQPHLSNRHHYQSRKRPFEDNRGRGYYEHREDKRGRSPQPPAEEDEEEFDDTLVAIDTYNCDLHFKVARDRSSGYPLTIEGFAYLWSGARASYGVRRGRVCFEMKINEEISVKHLPSTEPDPHVVRIGWSLDSCSTQLGEEAFSYGYGGTGKKSTNSRFENYGDTFAENDVIGCFADFECGHEIELSFTKNGKWLGIAYRIQKDALGGQALYPHVLVKNCAVEFNFGQRREPYCSIIPGFTFIQHVPVGERIRGTIGPKSKADCEILMMVGLPAAGKTTWAVKHAAANPTKKYNILGTNAIMDKMRVMGLRRQRNYAGRWDVLIQQATQCLNRLIQIAARKKRNYILDQTNVYGSAQRRKMRPFEGFQRKAIVICPTDEDLKDRTIRRTDEEGKDVPDHAVLEMKANFTLPNVGDFLDEVLFIELQREEADKLVKQYNEEGRKAGPPPEKRFDSRGGSNSGGFRGRGGAGGFQRYDNRGPPGGNRGGFQNRGGGSGGGGGGGGGGGGGGGSYRGGFNRGGGGSNNSGGGYPQNRWGSNNRDASSNNRGGYTRAPQPQSYPPARSQPPSAGGNTGPSITSYKSSNIPTSGAGSGSSNPPVSSYSPPQQTYTPTYNQGGYTQPAYTAPPPPPPPPPPTYNYGSYTAYTPPYTTPPPPPTAQTYNQQNYNQYQQYAQQWNQYYQGQWPPYYGNYDYGSYSGNTQGGSSTQ, from the exons ATGGACGTGAAGCGGCTGAAGGTGAACGAGCTCCGGGAGGAGCTGCAGCGGCGCGGGCTGGACACGCGCGGCCTCAAGGCTGAGCTGGCCGAGCGGCTGCAGGCGGCACTGGATGAGGCCGCTGCCGCCGAGGTCGAGGCCGAGGCCGAGGCGGAGCCCGAGCCCGAGCCCGAGCGGGAACCGGAGGCCCAGCCCGAGCCGCCCGCGCCAGCCCCCGAGCCGCCCCCGGGACTCCCGTCGGGGCCGCCACAGGATGTCCAGGAGACCCCTCGGGCCGAGCCGCCGCAGCCCGTCCCGGAGGTCGCGGACCCCGAGGGATCCTGCGAACCCCTGCGAGCTGAGGAGCCCGCGGGCCAAGAAG TTGAAGTAAAGCCTGGGATAAAGAAGGAAGACTCCTTTGCCGGTTTCCCCCCTTCTAATCCTTCACAGCCTCATCTGTCCAATAGACATCATTACCAGAGTCGCAAAAGGCCTTTTGAAGACAACCGGGGACGTGGTTACTATGAACACCGAGAGGATAAAAG GGGCCGTTCGCCTCAGCCGCCTGCTGAAGAGGACGAGGAAGAGTTTGATGACACCCTTGTCGCCATCGACACGT ATAATTGCGATCTGCACTTCAAAGTAGCCCGGGACCGGAGTAGTGGCTACCCACTCACCATTGAGGGATTTGCATATCTGTGGTCTGGTGCCAGAGCCAGTTATGGGGTCAGGAGGGGCCGAGTGTGCTTTGAGATGAAG ATCAATGAAGAAATCTCTGTGAAGCACCTTCCTTCCACAGAGCCTGATCCCCATGTTGTGCGAATCGGCTGGTCGTTGGATTCTTGCAGCACCCAGCTAG GTGAGGAGGCATTTTCTTATGGTTATGGGGGCACTGGAAAAAAATCGACCAACAGCCGATTTGAAAACTATGGGGACACGTTTGCTGAAAATGATGTAATTGGCTGTTTTGCG gACTTTGAATGTGGGCATGAGATAGAGCTTTCTTTCACCAAGAATGGGAAGTGGCTGGGCATAGCCTACCGCATCCAGAAAGATGCCCTGGGTGGCCAGGCGCTCTACCCCCATGTCCTCGTGAAGAACTGTGCCGTGGAGTTCAACTTTGGCCAGAGGAGAGAGCCCTATTGTTCCATCATCCCAGGGTTCACCTTCATTCAGCACGTGCCTGTGGGAGAGCGAATTCGGGGAACCATCGGACCAAAGAGCAAAGCAGACTGTGAG ATTCTGATGATGGTGGGCTTGCCAGCGGCCGGCAAAACCACGTGGGCTGTCAAGCACGCAGCTGCCAACCCTACCAAGAAATACAACATCCTAGGTACCAACGCCATCATGGATAAAATGCGG GTGATGGGTCTCCGCCGCCAGCGCAACTATGCCGGCCGATGGGACGTCCTCATCCAGCAGGCCACTCAGTGTCTGAACCGCCTCATCCAGATAGCCGCCCGCAAGAAACGCAACTACATCTTAGACCAG ACAAATGTTTATGGATCAGCCCAGAGACGAAAAATGCGTCCTTTTGAAGGCTTCCAACGCAAGGCTATTGTCATTTGCCCCACGGATGAGGACCTGAAAGATCGGACGATAAGACGCACAGATGAGGAGGGGAAGGATGTGCCTGATCACGCTGTGTTAGAAATGAAAG CCAACTTCACACTGCCCAATGTTGGGGACTTTCTGGATGAAGTCCTTTTCATTGAACTCCAACGGGAGGAGGCTGACAAGCTGGTCAAACAGTACAACGAAGAAGGCAGGAAGGCCGGACCTCCTCCAGAGAAACGCTTCGACAGTCGTGGCGGCAGCAACTCAGGAGGCTTCCGGGGCAGGGGCGGCGCTGGGGGCTTCCAGCGATATGACAACCGAGGACCACCTGGGGGCAATCGAGGGGGCTTCCAGAACCGAGGCGGcggcagtggtggtggtggtggtggcggCGGTGGAGGCGGCGGTGGTGGCGGCAGCTACCGAGGAG GTTTCAACAGAGGGGGAGGTGGCAGCAATAACAGTGGCGGGGGCTACCCCCAGAACCGCTGGGGCAGCAATAACCGGGACGCCAGCTCCAACAATCGAGGTGGCTACACACGGGCCCCTCAGCCACAGAGCTACCCCCCTGCCAGGAGCCAGCCCCCCAGCGCCGGCGGCAACACCGGCCCCAGCATCACCAGCTACAAAAGCAGCAACATCCCCACCTCGGGGGCCGGCAGCGGCAGCAGCAACCCTCCTGTCAGCAGCTACAGCCCCCCCCAG cAAACCTATACCCCGACCTATAATCAGGGAGGGTACACCCAGCCAGCTTACACAGCGcctccgcccccgcccccgccacCCCCTCCCACCTACAACTATGGGAGCTACACCGCCTACACCCCCCCTTACACCAccccccctccaccccccaccGCACAGACCTACAATCAACAGAACTACAACCAGTATCAGCAG TACGCCCAGCAATGGAACCAGTACTACCAGGGCCAGTGGCCACCATACTATGGCAACTATGACTACGGGAGCTATTCGGGGAACACACAGGGGGGCTCGAGCACGCAGTAG
- the HNRNPUL1 gene encoding heterogeneous nuclear ribonucleoprotein U-like protein 1 isoform X1 produces the protein MDVKRLKVNELREELQRRGLDTRGLKAELAERLQAALDEAAAAEVEAEAEAEPEPEPEREPEAQPEPPAPAPEPPPGLPSGPPQDVQETPRAEPPQPVPEVADPEGSCEPLRAEEPAGQEDVTGNTAEQNQFYETTSVRQEKKSGYESKPPELELEQQLPSYPVEVKPGIKKEDSFAGFPPSNPSQPHLSNRHHYQSRKRPFEDNRGRGYYEHREDKRGRSPQPPAEEDEEEFDDTLVAIDTYNCDLHFKVARDRSSGYPLTIEGFAYLWSGARASYGVRRGRVCFEMKINEEISVKHLPSTEPDPHVVRIGWSLDSCSTQLGEEAFSYGYGGTGKKSTNSRFENYGDTFAENDVIGCFADFECGHEIELSFTKNGKWLGIAYRIQKDALGGQALYPHVLVKNCAVEFNFGQRREPYCSIIPGFTFIQHVPVGERIRGTIGPKSKADCEILMMVGLPAAGKTTWAVKHAAANPTKKYNILGTNAIMDKMRVMGLRRQRNYAGRWDVLIQQATQCLNRLIQIAARKKRNYILDQTNVYGSAQRRKMRPFEGFQRKAIVICPTDEDLKDRTIRRTDEEGKDVPDHAVLEMKANFTLPNVGDFLDEVLFIELQREEADKLVKQYNEEGRKAGPPPEKRFDSRGGSNSGGFRGRGGAGGFQRYDNRGPPGGNRGGFQNRGGGSGGGGGGGGGGGGGGGSYRGGFNRGGGGSNNSGGGYPQNRWGSNNRDASSNNRGGYTRAPQPQSYPPARSQPPSAGGNTGPSITSYKSSNIPTSGAGSGSSNPPVSSYSPPQQTYTPTYNQGGYTQPAYTAPPPPPPPPPPTYNYGSYTAYTPPYTTPPPPPTAQTYNQQNYNQYQQYAQQWNQYYQGQWPPYYGNYDYGSYSGNTQGGSSTQ, from the exons ATGGACGTGAAGCGGCTGAAGGTGAACGAGCTCCGGGAGGAGCTGCAGCGGCGCGGGCTGGACACGCGCGGCCTCAAGGCTGAGCTGGCCGAGCGGCTGCAGGCGGCACTGGATGAGGCCGCTGCCGCCGAGGTCGAGGCCGAGGCCGAGGCGGAGCCCGAGCCCGAGCCCGAGCGGGAACCGGAGGCCCAGCCCGAGCCGCCCGCGCCAGCCCCCGAGCCGCCCCCGGGACTCCCGTCGGGGCCGCCACAGGATGTCCAGGAGACCCCTCGGGCCGAGCCGCCGCAGCCCGTCCCGGAGGTCGCGGACCCCGAGGGATCCTGCGAACCCCTGCGAGCTGAGGAGCCCGCGGGCCAAGAAG ATGTCACTGGCAACACTGCAGAACAGAATCAGTTTTATGAGACCACAAGTGTCCGTCAGGAGAAGAAAAGTGGTTATGAGAGTAAGCCTCCCGAGCTGGAGCTGGAACAGCAGCTGCCCTCCTACCCAG TTGAAGTAAAGCCTGGGATAAAGAAGGAAGACTCCTTTGCCGGTTTCCCCCCTTCTAATCCTTCACAGCCTCATCTGTCCAATAGACATCATTACCAGAGTCGCAAAAGGCCTTTTGAAGACAACCGGGGACGTGGTTACTATGAACACCGAGAGGATAAAAG GGGCCGTTCGCCTCAGCCGCCTGCTGAAGAGGACGAGGAAGAGTTTGATGACACCCTTGTCGCCATCGACACGT ATAATTGCGATCTGCACTTCAAAGTAGCCCGGGACCGGAGTAGTGGCTACCCACTCACCATTGAGGGATTTGCATATCTGTGGTCTGGTGCCAGAGCCAGTTATGGGGTCAGGAGGGGCCGAGTGTGCTTTGAGATGAAG ATCAATGAAGAAATCTCTGTGAAGCACCTTCCTTCCACAGAGCCTGATCCCCATGTTGTGCGAATCGGCTGGTCGTTGGATTCTTGCAGCACCCAGCTAG GTGAGGAGGCATTTTCTTATGGTTATGGGGGCACTGGAAAAAAATCGACCAACAGCCGATTTGAAAACTATGGGGACACGTTTGCTGAAAATGATGTAATTGGCTGTTTTGCG gACTTTGAATGTGGGCATGAGATAGAGCTTTCTTTCACCAAGAATGGGAAGTGGCTGGGCATAGCCTACCGCATCCAGAAAGATGCCCTGGGTGGCCAGGCGCTCTACCCCCATGTCCTCGTGAAGAACTGTGCCGTGGAGTTCAACTTTGGCCAGAGGAGAGAGCCCTATTGTTCCATCATCCCAGGGTTCACCTTCATTCAGCACGTGCCTGTGGGAGAGCGAATTCGGGGAACCATCGGACCAAAGAGCAAAGCAGACTGTGAG ATTCTGATGATGGTGGGCTTGCCAGCGGCCGGCAAAACCACGTGGGCTGTCAAGCACGCAGCTGCCAACCCTACCAAGAAATACAACATCCTAGGTACCAACGCCATCATGGATAAAATGCGG GTGATGGGTCTCCGCCGCCAGCGCAACTATGCCGGCCGATGGGACGTCCTCATCCAGCAGGCCACTCAGTGTCTGAACCGCCTCATCCAGATAGCCGCCCGCAAGAAACGCAACTACATCTTAGACCAG ACAAATGTTTATGGATCAGCCCAGAGACGAAAAATGCGTCCTTTTGAAGGCTTCCAACGCAAGGCTATTGTCATTTGCCCCACGGATGAGGACCTGAAAGATCGGACGATAAGACGCACAGATGAGGAGGGGAAGGATGTGCCTGATCACGCTGTGTTAGAAATGAAAG CCAACTTCACACTGCCCAATGTTGGGGACTTTCTGGATGAAGTCCTTTTCATTGAACTCCAACGGGAGGAGGCTGACAAGCTGGTCAAACAGTACAACGAAGAAGGCAGGAAGGCCGGACCTCCTCCAGAGAAACGCTTCGACAGTCGTGGCGGCAGCAACTCAGGAGGCTTCCGGGGCAGGGGCGGCGCTGGGGGCTTCCAGCGATATGACAACCGAGGACCACCTGGGGGCAATCGAGGGGGCTTCCAGAACCGAGGCGGcggcagtggtggtggtggtggtggcggCGGTGGAGGCGGCGGTGGTGGCGGCAGCTACCGAGGAG GTTTCAACAGAGGGGGAGGTGGCAGCAATAACAGTGGCGGGGGCTACCCCCAGAACCGCTGGGGCAGCAATAACCGGGACGCCAGCTCCAACAATCGAGGTGGCTACACACGGGCCCCTCAGCCACAGAGCTACCCCCCTGCCAGGAGCCAGCCCCCCAGCGCCGGCGGCAACACCGGCCCCAGCATCACCAGCTACAAAAGCAGCAACATCCCCACCTCGGGGGCCGGCAGCGGCAGCAGCAACCCTCCTGTCAGCAGCTACAGCCCCCCCCAG cAAACCTATACCCCGACCTATAATCAGGGAGGGTACACCCAGCCAGCTTACACAGCGcctccgcccccgcccccgccacCCCCTCCCACCTACAACTATGGGAGCTACACCGCCTACACCCCCCCTTACACCAccccccctccaccccccaccGCACAGACCTACAATCAACAGAACTACAACCAGTATCAGCAG TACGCCCAGCAATGGAACCAGTACTACCAGGGCCAGTGGCCACCATACTATGGCAACTATGACTACGGGAGCTATTCGGGGAACACACAGGGGGGCTCGAGCACGCAGTAG